One stretch of Streptomyces agglomeratus DNA includes these proteins:
- a CDS encoding non-ribosomal peptide synthetase, with amino-acid sequence MSESGPRTVPDLLDELAQAGIKLRLVTADRIEVIAPKGGLSAGLRERIGRHKPELVAWLDGTRTRREAETELPVITPDDANLYEPFAPSDLQMSFIMGGREGFEYYVRPHQYMEYDLPGADPGRLEKALNQELEYQRRNLVVVREDLRLQTVRDPAPARIEVFDVRHLPAAGADAHVERVREAMKRQEPVHDRWPWVDMRLSLLPGGSAKLHYNNNNLFSDAPATLRFISAVLRRYERPGETGPELEISYRDCVRALAELEESPLGRASMKYWTDRIAGWPEAPEIPLASGADPRRRSKLERREMLFAPEVWESLKQKAAARNLTTTNVLCGVHAEVLSFWSGSRHFLLNNMITHRLPLHPQMSEVFGNFASLYPLEVDWRHEEGFEDRVRRLQKQVLSDVEHVYWSGVKVLQALNQHRRTPGKAVCPYAVGSALFVGAAERPVHSLLETPQTLIDCEFWDLRDGSLWVIWDVIEDMFPPGLIDAMLDGYRTIVARLAESDEAWEQRAFEPLPEAQRELRARLNASSGAAPAGLLHDPLPVRAARQPAHPAVIAADRTLTYAELAAVAGRLAGTLAESGVGPGDLVAVAAPQGWEQIASVLAALTGGAAYVPVDPDWPADRLRYVLQDTGATAVLTTPPLRDTLASLTDLPVVAVDGPEAGAPAAGDAPAGTPRASRAPDDLAYVIYTSGSTGRPKGAMLNHRGPLNTISEINRRFDVSSDDVLFGISSLCFDLSVYDIFGALEAGATLVLPEPGRPDPASWTRTVLERGVTVWNSVPALMQLFVEEAEGSGLRFPALRTVLLSGDWIPVGLPERIRAVAPGARVISLGGATEASIWSICFPVDDPDPAWTSIPYGKPLAHQSWHILDELGRDVPEWVTGQLCVGGAGLADGYLGDPGKTAAAFVRHPRTGERLYRTGDLGRYLPGGDIEFLGRLDFQVKIQGFRVEPGEVEHALLDLPEIGQAAVVARPTDSGKQLAAFVTAREGAAEPVPSAVLAALGERLAGYMVPSRLTVLDRMPLTSNGKLDRKALEALAPADVVSAHRPVEPRTATERALVEIWQSVLATGRIGVHDDFFDLGGQSFTALRVIGQIVRRLGHRVPLGTLLERRTVAGLAEWLDTRESDWSPLVRLRPDGGDGDPWFFVHPAGGNVLCYRGLAETRERPFLAFQAPGPATGQEPVDSVPELAALYVRALLEERPQGPYRLGGWSSGAVVAVEMTRLLEERGEKVERLVVVDSPAPLAPRREADETQLLLWFLEDLDIGFRPGLPGADRLPGPAGPPAAVRLGRALDALRERGLADTGLDREELADTFAVFRAVVAGCDRYAAAAVAADITVLRAQDGHLSEFADHPYATAPDWGWSSLTTGAVDSVSVPGTHHTLLTGASLAIVADALDSQPSRDRRNR; translated from the coding sequence GTGAGCGAAAGCGGACCCCGTACGGTCCCGGACCTGCTCGATGAACTGGCGCAGGCGGGAATCAAGCTCAGGCTGGTGACAGCGGACCGGATCGAGGTGATCGCCCCCAAGGGAGGGCTCTCCGCCGGTCTCCGGGAGCGGATCGGCCGGCACAAGCCGGAACTCGTCGCCTGGCTCGACGGCACGCGGACACGCCGGGAGGCGGAGACCGAACTGCCGGTGATCACGCCCGACGACGCGAACCTGTACGAACCGTTCGCGCCGTCGGACCTCCAGATGTCGTTCATCATGGGCGGCCGGGAGGGCTTCGAGTACTACGTACGGCCGCACCAGTACATGGAGTACGACCTCCCCGGGGCCGACCCCGGGCGACTGGAGAAGGCGCTCAACCAGGAGCTGGAGTACCAGCGGCGGAACCTGGTCGTGGTCCGCGAGGACCTGCGGCTCCAGACGGTCCGTGACCCGGCGCCCGCGCGGATCGAGGTGTTCGACGTCCGCCATCTCCCGGCGGCCGGGGCGGACGCCCATGTGGAGCGGGTCCGGGAGGCGATGAAACGCCAGGAACCCGTGCACGACCGCTGGCCCTGGGTGGACATGCGGCTGTCCCTCCTGCCCGGCGGCAGCGCCAAGCTCCACTACAACAACAACAACCTCTTCAGCGACGCCCCGGCGACCCTGCGGTTCATCAGCGCGGTCCTGCGCCGCTACGAGCGTCCCGGGGAAACCGGGCCCGAACTGGAGATCAGCTACCGGGACTGCGTGCGAGCCCTGGCCGAGCTGGAGGAGTCGCCCCTCGGCCGCGCCTCCATGAAGTACTGGACCGACCGGATCGCCGGATGGCCCGAGGCGCCGGAGATCCCGCTGGCGAGCGGCGCCGATCCGCGCCGGCGGTCGAAGCTGGAGCGCCGGGAGATGCTCTTCGCACCCGAGGTCTGGGAGTCCCTGAAGCAGAAGGCGGCCGCCCGCAACCTCACAACGACCAACGTCCTGTGCGGTGTTCACGCGGAGGTGCTCTCCTTCTGGAGCGGCTCCCGGCACTTCCTCCTGAACAACATGATCACGCACCGGCTTCCGCTGCACCCGCAGATGAGCGAGGTGTTCGGCAACTTCGCCTCGCTCTACCCGCTGGAGGTCGACTGGCGGCACGAGGAGGGGTTCGAGGACCGCGTACGCCGCCTCCAGAAGCAGGTCCTGTCCGACGTGGAACACGTCTACTGGAGCGGCGTCAAGGTGCTCCAGGCGCTCAACCAGCACCGGCGTACACCGGGCAAGGCGGTCTGCCCGTACGCCGTGGGCAGCGCGCTGTTCGTCGGAGCGGCCGAGCGACCGGTGCACAGCCTGCTGGAGACCCCGCAGACACTGATCGACTGCGAGTTCTGGGATCTGCGGGACGGCAGTCTCTGGGTCATCTGGGACGTCATCGAGGACATGTTCCCGCCGGGCCTCATCGACGCCATGCTCGACGGTTACCGCACGATCGTCGCGCGGCTCGCCGAGAGCGACGAGGCATGGGAGCAGCGGGCGTTCGAACCGCTGCCCGAGGCGCAGCGGGAGCTGCGCGCCCGGCTCAACGCGTCCTCCGGCGCCGCGCCCGCCGGGCTGCTGCACGACCCCCTCCCCGTGCGGGCCGCCCGGCAGCCCGCGCACCCCGCCGTGATCGCCGCGGACCGCACCCTCACCTACGCGGAACTCGCCGCTGTGGCCGGGCGCCTCGCCGGGACGCTGGCGGAGTCCGGCGTCGGGCCGGGCGACCTGGTGGCCGTCGCGGCGCCGCAGGGGTGGGAGCAGATCGCTTCCGTGCTCGCGGCGCTGACGGGCGGCGCCGCCTACGTGCCGGTGGACCCCGACTGGCCGGCGGACCGGCTGCGTTACGTGCTCCAGGACACCGGGGCCACGGCGGTACTCACCACCCCACCGCTGCGGGACACCCTCGCCTCCCTGACGGACCTGCCCGTGGTGGCCGTCGACGGACCGGAAGCCGGCGCGCCCGCGGCCGGCGACGCGCCGGCGGGAACCCCGCGAGCGTCCCGCGCGCCCGACGACCTCGCGTACGTCATCTACACCTCGGGGTCCACCGGCCGCCCCAAGGGCGCGATGCTGAACCACCGGGGACCGCTCAACACGATCAGCGAGATCAACCGCCGCTTCGACGTCTCCTCGGACGACGTGCTGTTCGGCATCTCCTCGCTCTGCTTCGACCTGTCCGTGTACGACATCTTCGGCGCCCTGGAAGCCGGCGCCACGCTGGTCCTCCCGGAACCGGGCCGGCCCGACCCCGCCTCCTGGACCCGGACGGTCCTGGAACGGGGGGTCACGGTCTGGAACTCCGTGCCTGCGCTGATGCAGCTCTTCGTCGAGGAGGCCGAGGGGTCCGGACTGCGCTTCCCCGCCCTGCGCACGGTGCTGCTCAGCGGTGACTGGATACCCGTCGGCCTGCCGGAGCGGATCCGGGCGGTCGCGCCCGGCGCCCGGGTGATCAGCCTCGGCGGCGCCACCGAGGCGTCGATCTGGTCCATCTGCTTCCCCGTCGACGACCCCGACCCCGCGTGGACCAGCATTCCGTACGGGAAACCACTCGCCCATCAGAGCTGGCACATCCTCGACGAGCTCGGCCGGGACGTTCCCGAGTGGGTCACCGGGCAGCTCTGCGTCGGCGGCGCCGGCCTCGCCGACGGGTATCTGGGAGACCCCGGGAAGACGGCGGCGGCGTTCGTACGCCATCCGCGCACCGGCGAGCGGCTCTACCGGACCGGTGACCTCGGACGCTATCTCCCCGGCGGGGACATCGAGTTCCTCGGCAGGCTCGACTTCCAGGTCAAGATCCAGGGCTTCCGCGTCGAACCCGGCGAGGTCGAGCACGCGCTGCTGGACCTCCCGGAGATCGGGCAGGCCGCCGTGGTGGCGCGCCCCACGGACTCGGGCAAACAGCTCGCCGCCTTCGTGACCGCCCGGGAGGGAGCGGCCGAGCCGGTGCCCTCGGCGGTGCTCGCCGCTCTCGGTGAGCGGCTCGCGGGTTACATGGTGCCCAGCCGGCTCACGGTGCTCGACCGGATGCCGCTGACCTCCAACGGAAAGCTGGACCGCAAGGCGCTGGAGGCCCTGGCCCCGGCCGACGTGGTGTCCGCGCACCGGCCCGTCGAACCCAGGACCGCCACCGAGCGCGCGCTGGTGGAGATCTGGCAGTCGGTCCTGGCGACCGGCCGGATCGGGGTGCACGACGACTTCTTCGATCTGGGCGGGCAGTCCTTCACCGCGTTGCGGGTGATCGGGCAGATCGTCCGCCGGCTGGGGCACCGGGTGCCGCTGGGCACGCTGCTGGAGCGGCGTACGGTCGCCGGGCTGGCCGAGTGGCTCGACACGCGGGAAAGCGACTGGAGCCCCCTGGTCCGGCTGCGGCCGGACGGTGGGGACGGGGACCCGTGGTTCTTCGTCCACCCGGCCGGCGGCAACGTGCTGTGCTACCGCGGGCTCGCGGAGACGCGGGAGAGGCCGTTCCTGGCGTTCCAGGCCCCCGGGCCGGCCACCGGCCAAGAGCCGGTGGACAGCGTGCCGGAGCTGGCGGCCCTCTACGTCCGCGCGCTGCTGGAGGAGCGGCCGCAGGGCCCGTACCGGCTCGGCGGCTGGTCCTCGGGCGCGGTCGTCGCCGTCGAGATGACCCGCCTGCTGGAGGAACGCGGGGAGAAGGTCGAGCGGCTGGTGGTGGTCGACTCGCCCGCGCCCCTCGCCCCCCGGCGCGAGGCCGACGAGACGCAGCTGCTGCTCTGGTTCCTGGAGGACCTCGACATCGGTTTCCGTCCCGGACTGCCCGGCGCGGACCGGTTGCCCGGCCCCGCGGGACCGCCGGCGGCCGTCCGGCTCGGCCGCGCCCTGGACGCCCTGCGGGAGCGGGGCCTGGCCGACACCGGTCTCGACCGGGAGGAACTCGCGGACACCTTCGCGGTGTTCCGCGCCGTGGTGGCGGGCTGCGACCGGTACGCCGCGGCGGCCGTCGCCGCCGACATCACCGTGCTGCGCGCTCAGGACGGGCACCTCAGCGAGTTCGCCGACCACCCGTACGCGACGGCCCCCGACTGGGGCTGGTCGTCGCTGACCACCGGCGCCGTGGACAGCGTGAGCGTCCCCGGTACCCACCACACACTGCTCACCGGCGCGTCGCTGGCTATCGTCGCCGACGCCCTGGACAGCCAACCGTCCCGCGACCGGCGGAACCGGTGA